Below is a genomic region from Citrobacter europaeus.
CGCTAGGCCAGTAAAGGAGGCGCACATGTCTATTGCTGTAAAAATGAATGACCCAGGCGCCACTGGCGTTAATGACGCCACGGGGAAGAATTCGCTGACGGGCAGCAACGCTGCTGATCTGCAAAGCAGCTTTCTGACGCTGCTGGTTGCACAGCTGAAAAACCAGGATCCAACTAACCCGCTGCAAAATAACGAACTGACCACCCAACTGGCGCAAATCAGTACCGTGAGCGGAATAGAAAAACTGAACACCACGTTGGGGTCGATCTCCGGACAGATCGACAACAGCCAGTCGCTGCAGGCCAGTACTCTGATTGGCCATGGCGTCATGATCCCGGGCACTACCATCCTGACCGGTAAAGGTACGGAAGAGGGCGCCAAAACCACCACCACGCCGTTTGGCGTTGAGCTGCAGCAACCAGCAGATAAGGTTACCGCAACCATTACCGATAAAGATGGCAAGGTGGTACGCACCATTGATATTGGCGGTTTGAAAGCGGGCGTTCATACCTTTACCTGGGACGGCACCATGACCGATGGCACGGATGCGCCAAGCGGTTCTTACAACGTGTCAATTGCTGCCAGTAATGGCGGAACGCAACTGGTGGCGCAGCCGCTTCAGTTTGCGCTGGTGCAGGGAGTTATTCGCAGTAACGGCGGTAATACGCTGGACCTGGGCACCTATGGAACCACCACCCTCGACGAAGTACGGCAGATCATTTAAGCCTTCACACTTATCAGGAGTAAGTCATGGCCTTTTCACAAGCGGTCAGCGGTCTGAACGCTGCAGCGACCAACCTCGATGTCATTGGTAACAACATCGCCAACTCCGCCACCTACGGTTTTAAGTCCGGTACGGCATCCTTTGCCGATATGTTTGCCGGTTCTAAAGTGGGTCTGGGCGTTAAAGTTGCGGGTATTACCCAGGACTTTACCGACGGCACTACGACCAACACCGGTCGCGGGCTGGATGTTGCTATTAGCCAGAACGGTTTTTTCCGCATGGTAGACAGCAACGGTTCCGTATTC
It encodes:
- the flgD gene encoding flagellar hook assembly protein FlgD, translated to MSIAVKMNDPGATGVNDATGKNSLTGSNAADLQSSFLTLLVAQLKNQDPTNPLQNNELTTQLAQISTVSGIEKLNTTLGSISGQIDNSQSLQASTLIGHGVMIPGTTILTGKGTEEGAKTTTTPFGVELQQPADKVTATITDKDGKVVRTIDIGGLKAGVHTFTWDGTMTDGTDAPSGSYNVSIAASNGGTQLVAQPLQFALVQGVIRSNGGNTLDLGTYGTTTLDEVRQII